A stretch of DNA from Mesomycoplasma lagogenitalium:
AAAGAGATAACAACTCTTTTATTATTTGGAATTTCAACGTTTAAAATTCTAGCCATTTTTTCTCCTTAACCTTGTCTTTGTTTGTGTTTAGGTAAAACACAAATAATTCTATTAATACCATTACGTTTAATGATTTTGCAGTCTTTACACATTTTTTTGACTGACGCTCTTACTTTCATAAGTCTCCTTTATTTATGACGATAAACAATTCTACCTTTGCTCAAATCATAAGGACTAATTTCTACATCAACTTTATCACCTGGAATAATTTTAATGTGATGTAATTTCATTTTTCCTGATACATGACCT
This window harbors:
- the infA gene encoding translation initiation factor IF-1 — translated: MAKDAIKMAGKVIHAHNASEFDVLLENNLTIRGHVSGKMKLHHIKIIPGDKVDVEISPYDLSKGRIVYRHK
- the rpmJ gene encoding 50S ribosomal protein L36 translates to MKVRASVKKMCKDCKIIKRNGINRIICVLPKHKQRQG